Genomic DNA from Sphingomonas lacunae:
CGATGAAGGCGATGGGCGGCAAGGCCAATCCCAAGATGGTCAATGAGGTGATCCGCGCCAAGCTGGGTTGACACCGGTCAGGGCGCGGCAGGTAGCTCCTGCGGGCCGCGGCCCGGATAGACGGTATCGCCACCATCCGGCAGGGATTCGGGGGGCGTCGCATCCGGCCCAGTGGGAACGGGTTGTTCCACCGGTGACGGCGTTGCGGGTGTCTCGTCAGGTGATTGCGGGTTGATCGTGTCGGGTCGTGGGCTGGTGGCCATGGTCATTCTCCCGGGATGGCGAACCGCAAGGGTCCACCGGTTCTGTCCCCTACGGTCTGGCAGGCTGACAGTTCCACGTCATTGATCTGGCGCATGACGGGACCGTTTGGAGCAAGAAGGCACAGGGGCTTTCACAGGGGAGGGGACTCGCCCCTTGCCCTATCCCCCCTCGCTGCTATAGAGCCGCCCGACCGGCGAACCGCCGAGGTCCAGTTCGTGCGCGGAACGCGCATGGCCGGGGCAGACAGGCGGGCGTGGCGGAATTGGTAGACGCGCTGGTTTTAGGTACCAGTATCGCAAGATGTGGGGGTTCGAGTCCCTTCGCCCGCACCAGTTGCCATGCCTGACAGGGCCTTCGCGTCGCGGAGGGCCGGTTGAACAGAGTTTTTGCTGCATTTGATGCAGGTCGATTGAGAAAGCGCCGGATAAGACGATGAAGCATGTCGAAACGTTGAACGAGGGCCTGAAGCGCGCCTATTCGCTGACCATCACCGCTCAGGACATTGAAGCCCGGGTGACTGAGGAACTGAAGGCCATTGCGCCGACCGTGCGCATGCCCGGTTTCCGCCCCGGCAAGGTGCCTGCCAATCTGGTGCGCAAGCTCCACGGCGAAGCGCTGGCTGGTGAAGCCCTGCAAAAGTCGGTGCAGGAAGGCGTCGATACGCTGATGCGCGCCGAAAAGCTGCGTCCGGCGATGCAGCCGAGCGTCGCCCTGGGCGAAGGCTATGCCCATGGCAAGGATGCCGAAGTCACGGTTGAGCTGGAAGTGCTCCCGGAATTCGAACTTCCCTCGCTCGACAATATCGTGCTCGAGCGCCTGACCGTGCCGGCCGATGAAGCCGCGATTGACGCGCAGGTTCAGCGTCTGCTTGGCCAGATGAAGCAGTTTGAAGATGCCCCTGCCAAGCACAAGGCGAAGAGCGGCGATCAGGTTGTCATCGACTTTGAAGGCAGTGTCGACGGCGTGCTGTTCGATGGCGGCAAGGGCGAAGACATGGCGGTCGAAATCGGTTCGGGCATGCTGATTCCGGGTTTTGAAGACCAGCTGATCGGGGCCAAGATCGACGAAGAGCGGACGCTCAATGTCACTTTCCCTGAGGATTATCAGGCAGAGAATCTGAAGGGCAAGGCCGCCCAGTTCGCGATCAAGGTCAAGGCGGTCAAGGTGCCCGCCGAAGCAAGGGCTGACGACGATTTCGCCAAGCAGCTCGGCCTGGAAAGCATGGAGCAGCTTCGCGGTATCCTCAAGGATCAAGCCGAACAGGAGCTGAATGGTCTGACCCGCACCCACATGAAGCGTCGCCTGCTCGACCAGCTGGCCGCCGCCCATGATTTCCCGGTCCCGCCGACCATGGTCGAAGCCGAATATGCCCAGATTTGGCAGCAGCTTGAGCAGGAAGCCCTGCGTGAGGACGATGTCGAGGCCGCCAAGGCAGAGCTGGAAAAGGACAAGGATGAGTATCGTGGCATTGCCGAACGTCGCGTCCGCCTCGGCCTGCTCCTCTCGGAAATCGGTCAGGCCAATGGCGTGACGGTTGCCCAGCAGGAAATGAACCGCCTGATCGCTCAGGCCGCGCAGCAGTATCGTCCGGAAGACCGCCAGCGTTTCGTCGAATATATCCAGCAGGATCCATTGGCGGCTGCCCAGCTGCGCGCGCCGCTGTTCGAGGACAAGGTCGTAGACTTCCTGTTTGACAAGGCGACGATCACTGATCGTGAAGTGACCCGCGAAGAGCTGGAAGCGGCGATCGAAGCTGACGACGACGGCCATGTCCATGGCCCGGGCTGTGGCCACGACCACAGCCATGACGAAAAGCCCAAGGCCAAGAAGGCTCCGGCGAAGAAGGCCAAGGCTGACGAGGCTGCCGCAGAAGACAAGCCGGCGAAGAAGCCGGCGGCCAAGAAGGCCAAGGCTGACGAGGCACCTGCAGCCGAAGCCGCGGAGAAGCCAAAGAAGGCTCCGGCCAAGAAGGCCGCCAAGAAGGACTGATGATACCCACCGCCGGCCACTTCACCAGAAGGGCCGGCGGTTTGGTAACGGGCTGTCAATAATTGTCCTGAGATATCGGCCCCTCTTGAACGGGCCTGCGTTGCGTCCGATGTAGGGCGAGAGAGCTGAAGAGTTTGAGAAGGAAGATACGAACCATGCACGATCCGTTTGACACCATCACCAACGCGCTGGTTCCGATCGTCATCGAACAGTCGAATCGCGGTGAGCGCAGCTTCGACATTTTCTCGCGCCTGCTGCGTGAGCGCATCGTTTTCGTCACGGGCGAGGTTGAGGACAATATGGCCTCGCTGATCGTTGCGCAGTTGCTGTTCCTGGAATCGGAAAATCCGACCAAGGACATTTACATGTACATCAACTCGCCGGGTGGCGTGGTGACCGCCGGCATGGCGATCCACGACACGATGCAATATATCCGTCCGCGCGTCGGCACGGTGTGCATCGGTCAGGCCGCGTCCATGGGGAGCTTCCTGCTCGCCGCCGGTGAGCCGGGCATGCGTGTGGCCTTGTCGAATGCCCGCGTGATGATCCACCAGCCGTCAGGCGGTGCGCGTGGTATGGCATCCGACATCGAGATCCAGGCGCGCGAGATCCTGCGCA
This window encodes:
- the clpP gene encoding ATP-dependent Clp endopeptidase proteolytic subunit ClpP, translating into MHDPFDTITNALVPIVIEQSNRGERSFDIFSRLLRERIVFVTGEVEDNMASLIVAQLLFLESENPTKDIYMYINSPGGVVTAGMAIHDTMQYIRPRVGTVCIGQAASMGSFLLAAGEPGMRVALSNARVMIHQPSGGARGMASDIEIQAREILRIRKRMNELYVKYTGQPLEKVEKAMDRDTFLEAEEAKEFGLVDLVFEKRPTGTDAVAGA
- the tig gene encoding trigger factor → MKHVETLNEGLKRAYSLTITAQDIEARVTEELKAIAPTVRMPGFRPGKVPANLVRKLHGEALAGEALQKSVQEGVDTLMRAEKLRPAMQPSVALGEGYAHGKDAEVTVELEVLPEFELPSLDNIVLERLTVPADEAAIDAQVQRLLGQMKQFEDAPAKHKAKSGDQVVIDFEGSVDGVLFDGGKGEDMAVEIGSGMLIPGFEDQLIGAKIDEERTLNVTFPEDYQAENLKGKAAQFAIKVKAVKVPAEARADDDFAKQLGLESMEQLRGILKDQAEQELNGLTRTHMKRRLLDQLAAAHDFPVPPTMVEAEYAQIWQQLEQEALREDDVEAAKAELEKDKDEYRGIAERRVRLGLLLSEIGQANGVTVAQQEMNRLIAQAAQQYRPEDRQRFVEYIQQDPLAAAQLRAPLFEDKVVDFLFDKATITDREVTREELEAAIEADDDGHVHGPGCGHDHSHDEKPKAKKAPAKKAKADEAAAEDKPAKKPAAKKAKADEAPAAEAAEKPKKAPAKKAAKKD